From the Patescibacteria group bacterium genome, one window contains:
- a CDS encoding YerC/YecD family TrpR-related protein, producing the protein MPRKRPETIEEIERKRILNQFWTMVSLLGTKEEAKNFFKDLLSETEALMLARRIEIARLLLQNWSYEEIKKELSTAAATIASVHRWLEGGFGGYQKEMKKMEQVVYEEEAEALKKIEANHPFTGIEWMKRKYPFHFLLVSLLQFGIKEDKKKKSPTPTPKPKR; encoded by the coding sequence ATGCCAAGAAAGCGGCCGGAAACAATTGAAGAAATTGAAAGAAAAAGAATTTTAAATCAGTTTTGGACCATGGTCTCTCTTTTGGGAACCAAAGAAGAGGCGAAAAACTTTTTTAAAGACTTATTAAGCGAAACCGAAGCATTGATGCTGGCCAGGCGAATTGAAATTGCCCGATTGTTATTGCAAAACTGGAGTTATGAGGAGATTAAAAAAGAGCTTTCTACTGCTGCGGCCACAATCGCTTCGGTCCACCGCTGGCTTGAAGGCGGTTTTGGCGGTTACCAGAAGGAAATGAAAAAAATGGAACAAGTTGTATATGAAGAAGAAGCCGAGGCGCTGAAAAAAATTGAAGCCAATCATCCCTTTACCGGGATTGAATGGATGAAAAGAAAATATCCGTTCCATTTTCTTTTGGTGAGTCTTTTACAATTTGGGATTAAAGAAGATAAAAAGAAAAAAAGCCCTACGCCTACGCCTAAGCCTAAGAGGTAA